One part of the Granulicella arctica genome encodes these proteins:
- the aroB gene encoding 3-dehydroquinate synthase — protein MPSIPLTTPTARYDIVIGSGLLRTLFPRLCKLSNGKPFRPFIVTSPEIWELWSKSILASFPEPPTVLFLPSGEAHKRLASVEALAQQLATAGADRDSLLLALGGGVIGDITGFLAAIYMRGIPYVQLPSTLLAQVDSSIGGKTGVNLVAGKNLIGSFHHPLAVFADTDLLGTLPSAELRSGLQESVKAAIIRNPRLFRYLEQNSQAVLAGDADALTRVVAASVRVKADVVSQDELESGLRMILNFGHTIGHAIESATKYKQLLHGQAVGWGSIAAAHLSLSRGAITQNEFDRMVNLILLYGPLPAFTAKAAKLVELTGSDKKKRSGRRAFVLTTGIGSTEVVYDVTDAELLAATESMLARMQQVTSKPSARSRKK, from the coding sequence GTGCCTTCGATTCCCCTCACAACGCCTACTGCACGCTACGATATCGTCATCGGTTCAGGGCTTTTGCGCACGCTCTTCCCCCGCCTGTGCAAGCTCAGCAATGGGAAGCCGTTTCGTCCCTTCATCGTCACCTCCCCGGAGATTTGGGAGCTGTGGTCAAAGTCGATATTGGCATCGTTCCCGGAACCGCCGACCGTGCTCTTCCTGCCGAGCGGTGAGGCGCACAAGCGGCTTGCGTCAGTCGAAGCGCTCGCGCAGCAACTAGCAACTGCCGGGGCGGACCGCGACAGCTTGCTGCTCGCACTGGGCGGCGGCGTGATCGGCGACATCACCGGCTTTCTCGCTGCGATCTACATGCGCGGCATTCCCTATGTGCAGCTTCCTTCGACGCTGCTGGCGCAGGTTGACTCGTCCATTGGCGGCAAGACCGGCGTGAATCTCGTCGCGGGCAAGAACCTGATCGGCAGCTTCCATCACCCGCTGGCCGTGTTTGCCGATACGGATCTGCTGGGGACGCTGCCATCTGCCGAGCTGCGCTCTGGCTTGCAGGAATCCGTCAAAGCAGCGATCATCCGCAACCCGAGGCTCTTTCGCTATCTCGAGCAAAACTCGCAGGCTGTTCTCGCCGGAGATGCGGACGCGCTGACGCGGGTCGTTGCAGCATCCGTCCGTGTGAAGGCTGACGTCGTCAGCCAGGATGAGCTGGAGAGTGGCCTGCGCATGATCCTTAACTTCGGCCATACCATCGGCCACGCTATCGAGTCGGCTACGAAGTACAAGCAACTTCTGCACGGACAGGCGGTCGGCTGGGGCAGCATCGCCGCGGCGCATCTCTCCTTGTCGCGTGGAGCCATCACGCAGAATGAGTTCGACCGCATGGTCAATCTCATTCTGCTGTACGGGCCGTTGCCTGCCTTCACCGCGAAGGCCGCCAAGCTGGTCGAGCTGACCGGCAGCGACAAGAAGAAGCGCAGCGGACGGCGAGCGTTTGTACTGACGACCGGAATCGGCTCAACCGAGGTTGTCTACGACGTGACCGACGCGGAGCTGCTGGCAGCTACCGAGTCGATGCTTGCGCGGATGCAGCAGGTGACGTCGAAACCTTCGGCGAGAAGCCGCAAAAAGTGA
- the nadB gene encoding L-aspartate oxidase: MDRVDFLVVGGGIAGLSAAIRLASVGKVLLVSKDELAESNTAYAQGGIAVAMGGDEDVALHLEDTMAAGDGLVNREAAAVLVEQGPLRVEELLAWGTAFDREHGELMRTREGAHSRSRILHANGDATGREIATSLLRHVRAMPAVELMEWTTGVDLLLENGHVVGATLLDGEGALRSVMAGATLLASGGAGQVYSDTTNPAVATGDGIAMAYCAGAEVSDMEFYQFHPTAFALEGAPRFLMSEALRGEGALLLNAKGERFMPRYHPLLELAPRDVVARAITREGLDGPVYLDMRHIQKDLKARFPGISAFLARYELELSRDLIPVRPAAHYLMGGVRTDIHGRTSLPGLYAAGEVACTGVHGANRLASNSLLEGLVFGALAAEAMMRAATRSGEKTAISASSPLVGSGDDLDIETWIADLRSLMWLDAGLLRDAVGLHRAEDRLAKLALSLPQAMTRRAIEARNLHTVAVVIVASALAREESRGAHYRNDFPQHDAVARHSVMENGQLRFVD; the protein is encoded by the coding sequence ATGGATCGGGTAGATTTTCTGGTTGTAGGTGGCGGTATTGCAGGGCTGAGTGCGGCGATTCGCCTGGCGAGTGTGGGCAAGGTGCTTCTGGTCTCAAAAGATGAGCTGGCCGAGTCGAATACAGCCTATGCGCAAGGTGGTATCGCCGTAGCGATGGGCGGGGATGAAGATGTGGCGCTCCATCTCGAGGACACGATGGCAGCAGGTGATGGTCTCGTCAATCGTGAGGCCGCTGCCGTTCTCGTCGAGCAGGGGCCGCTCCGTGTGGAGGAGCTGCTGGCGTGGGGCACCGCCTTCGATCGAGAGCACGGCGAGTTGATGCGCACACGCGAGGGCGCGCACAGCCGCTCCCGGATCCTGCATGCCAACGGAGACGCAACCGGCCGCGAGATCGCCACGTCGCTGCTCCGCCATGTACGCGCTATGCCGGCAGTCGAGCTGATGGAGTGGACGACCGGCGTCGACCTGCTGCTCGAGAACGGCCACGTCGTTGGCGCCACGCTGCTCGATGGCGAAGGTGCACTGCGCAGCGTGATGGCGGGAGCCACACTGCTGGCCAGCGGTGGCGCAGGCCAGGTCTATAGCGACACGACCAACCCAGCGGTCGCAACCGGTGACGGTATCGCCATGGCCTACTGCGCTGGCGCGGAGGTCAGCGACATGGAGTTCTACCAGTTCCATCCCACCGCCTTTGCGCTCGAGGGTGCTCCTCGTTTTCTGATGAGCGAGGCGCTGCGAGGCGAGGGAGCTCTGCTGCTAAACGCAAAGGGCGAGCGGTTTATGCCGCGCTACCATCCGCTGCTGGAACTGGCACCGCGTGATGTAGTAGCACGCGCCATCACACGCGAGGGGCTCGACGGCCCTGTCTATCTCGATATGCGGCATATCCAGAAGGACTTGAAGGCGCGCTTTCCCGGAATCTCTGCCTTCCTCGCCCGCTACGAGCTGGAGTTGAGCAGAGACCTCATCCCCGTGCGTCCGGCGGCACACTACCTGATGGGTGGCGTCCGAACGGACATCCACGGCAGGACCTCGCTGCCCGGCCTCTATGCAGCGGGTGAGGTGGCCTGCACGGGAGTCCACGGAGCCAACCGCCTGGCGAGCAACTCGCTGCTGGAGGGGCTGGTCTTCGGCGCACTGGCCGCCGAAGCGATGATGCGGGCCGCAACGCGGAGCGGCGAGAAAACGGCGATATCTGCCTCATCGCCGTTAGTCGGATCGGGCGACGATCTCGACATCGAAACATGGATCGCCGATCTTCGCAGCCTCATGTGGCTCGATGCGGGCCTGCTGCGCGATGCCGTCGGACTCCATCGCGCCGAGGATAGGCTGGCGAAGCTGGCACTCAGCCTACCGCAGGCGATGACGCGCCGGGCGATCGAAGCTCGCAACCTGCATACGGTCGCTGTCGTAATCGTAGCGTCGGCGCTGGCTCGCGAGGAGAGTCGCGGTGCTCACTACCGTAACGACTTTCCCCAGCATGATGCTGTTGCCCGGCACTCTGTAATGGAAAATGGGCAGCTACGCTTTGTAGATTGA
- a CDS encoding PepSY domain-containing protein, translating to MIHLYLGVFIAPALIFFAITGGLQTFNLHETTRGSSYKPPAILVKLGQLHKKQTLVVPVRKPQPPAALASGSPKGDKPHDGAPDAPAGAGANAKPTDAPVTKVKNLLPMKLFFLLVSLGLFTSTLTGLYMSYKYIRNTKLITALLIAGIVIPVLLTFL from the coding sequence GTGATCCACCTGTATCTCGGCGTTTTTATAGCGCCAGCTTTGATCTTTTTTGCCATTACCGGCGGCCTTCAGACCTTCAACCTGCATGAGACGACACGCGGCAGCAGCTACAAGCCGCCCGCCATTCTGGTGAAGCTGGGCCAGTTGCACAAGAAGCAGACGCTGGTCGTGCCCGTGAGAAAGCCGCAGCCACCTGCAGCGCTGGCGTCCGGCTCCCCGAAAGGGGATAAACCCCATGATGGCGCACCGGATGCGCCGGCCGGAGCGGGGGCCAACGCAAAGCCGACCGACGCCCCTGTAACCAAGGTGAAGAACCTGCTTCCCATGAAGCTCTTCTTCCTGCTGGTCTCGCTGGGGCTGTTTACTTCCACGCTGACCGGGCTCTATATGTCTTACAAGTACATCCGAAACACGAAGCTGATCACCGCGCTATTAATCGCCGGTATTGTGATCCCTGTTCTGCTGACTTTCCTATGA
- a CDS encoding TerC/Alx family metal homeostasis membrane protein has translation MLVTPLNHWIGFHVGLVVLLGIEFLYARYASHTRHTKSVVETAVWVAAALSFSLVILRSLGSESAVQYLAGYAIEESLSIDNLFVFLLLFKVFRIEAARQPKVLFWGVAGAIVMRGAFIAAGLGLLARFHWISYAFAAILLFAAVRLLMPEKKDDKDATPAWIAWVAKLHPVSLRQDKFFVYENGQRMMTMLFLALIAIEITDVVFALDSIPAVLSITRHPFIAYTSNIMAVMGLRSLYFLLAHLLTKLRFLHYGLAAVLAFAAIKMLAASWIEVGPLVSLGVIVVLLGITIAASLLLQNKSSMHSS, from the coding sequence ATGCTTGTCACCCCGCTCAATCACTGGATCGGCTTTCACGTTGGCCTCGTCGTTCTGCTCGGCATAGAGTTTCTCTACGCACGGTATGCGAGCCATACGCGCCACACGAAGTCGGTCGTCGAAACGGCCGTCTGGGTAGCGGCGGCGCTGAGCTTTTCGCTGGTCATTCTGCGCAGCCTTGGCTCTGAATCCGCCGTGCAGTACCTAGCCGGGTATGCCATCGAAGAATCACTCTCGATCGATAACCTCTTCGTCTTCCTGCTGCTCTTCAAGGTCTTTCGGATTGAGGCCGCTCGCCAGCCCAAGGTGCTCTTCTGGGGAGTGGCCGGAGCCATTGTGATGCGCGGAGCCTTTATCGCCGCCGGTCTCGGGTTGCTCGCACGCTTTCACTGGATCAGCTATGCGTTCGCCGCTATCCTGCTGTTTGCTGCGGTTCGGCTGCTGATGCCGGAGAAGAAAGACGACAAGGATGCCACGCCCGCCTGGATCGCATGGGTGGCGAAGCTGCATCCCGTAAGCCTGCGGCAGGACAAATTCTTCGTTTACGAGAACGGGCAGCGGATGATGACGATGCTTTTCCTCGCCCTGATCGCCATCGAGATTACCGACGTCGTCTTCGCGCTGGATTCCATCCCCGCCGTGCTCTCGATCACGCGCCATCCCTTCATCGCGTATACCTCGAACATCATGGCCGTCATGGGGTTGCGCTCGCTCTACTTCCTGCTCGCGCATCTGCTCACAAAGTTGCGCTTCCTGCATTACGGGCTGGCTGCCGTGCTCGCGTTTGCGGCGATCAAGATGCTGGCTGCGTCGTGGATCGAAGTCGGCCCGCTCGTCTCGCTAGGTGTCATCGTTGTGTTGCTGGGGATCACGATTGCCGCGTCCCTCCTGCTACAAAATAAGTCGTCTATGCACTCGTCCTAG
- a CDS encoding M28 family peptidase yields MIFRRMMLPMLVVFCAMSGPAQKSAARFNGQAAYVLNQQYIATAPHRWIGSPGHLKAEEFIQAHFKPEAAKGNFETDNFSANTPVGQLAMKNFIVKYPGKKDGIIVLASHYETNYPLKDINFVGANDGGSTTALLIEIGNYLRAHPPEGYSVWLVFDDGEEAIQSWSNSDSLYGTRHLAAKWSQNGTLQKIKAFLLADMIGDKDLNVDRDANSTPWLLDMLAVAAKNTGHSSFVFKNNTTVEDDHLPFKRRGVPVLDIIDLDYGPPTSEHPEGGFHHTELDTMDKVSAHSLQIAGDLFLEMIHLLNQR; encoded by the coding sequence ATGATCTTCCGCCGTATGATGTTGCCGATGCTTGTTGTTTTCTGCGCCATGTCCGGCCCTGCGCAGAAGAGCGCAGCACGCTTCAACGGGCAGGCCGCCTATGTGCTCAACCAGCAGTACATCGCCACGGCTCCGCATCGCTGGATCGGCTCTCCAGGCCATCTAAAGGCTGAAGAGTTTATTCAGGCGCACTTCAAGCCGGAGGCAGCCAAGGGTAACTTCGAGACGGACAACTTCAGCGCCAACACACCGGTCGGGCAGCTCGCCATGAAGAACTTCATCGTGAAGTATCCGGGGAAGAAGGACGGCATTATCGTCCTGGCCAGCCACTATGAGACGAACTATCCGCTGAAGGACATCAACTTCGTCGGTGCCAATGACGGCGGTTCGACCACGGCGCTGCTGATCGAGATCGGCAACTATCTGCGCGCGCATCCGCCTGAAGGATACTCGGTGTGGCTCGTCTTCGATGATGGCGAGGAGGCCATTCAGAGCTGGTCGAACTCAGACTCGCTGTATGGGACGCGCCATCTCGCTGCCAAGTGGTCGCAGAATGGAACGCTCCAGAAGATCAAGGCGTTCCTGCTCGCGGACATGATCGGCGACAAGGACTTGAACGTGGACCGCGATGCGAACTCGACGCCATGGCTACTGGATATGCTCGCCGTCGCCGCGAAGAATACGGGCCATAGCAGCTTCGTCTTCAAGAACAACACTACCGTCGAGGACGACCACCTGCCCTTCAAGCGGCGCGGTGTTCCGGTGCTCGACATCATCGACCTGGACTACGGCCCTCCCACATCGGAGCATCCGGAGGGTGGCTTCCATCACACCGAACTCGACACCATGGATAAGGTCAGTGCGCACTCGCTCCAGATCGCGGGCGACCTGTTTCTGGAGATGATTCATCTCCTCAACCAGCGTTAG
- the tatC gene encoding twin-arginine translocase subunit TatC, with amino-acid sequence MADLDPIDRVRAAVTDRAELPGMSLMEHLGELRTRLLHSIAYLAVGFVIAYIFHVRLVGFIQKPLVDIGLTMTMTHPTDALNFFIKTSFVCGAILASPFILYQVWLFISPGMYANEKRYVWPFMSATVGLFLAGAWFGYRYVLPGAMVILIQDFGKNFTHMITIEDYTGFFLAVILGLGICFELPIVIFFLALFGIVDGKFLLRHFRYAVLAIFLIAAIICPSPEPTAMCLFATPMLVLYFLGVGVAFLVHPDRKKAKEKTVA; translated from the coding sequence ATGGCTGACCTCGACCCTATCGACCGAGTACGCGCCGCTGTGACCGACCGCGCTGAGCTCCCTGGCATGAGCCTGATGGAGCACCTCGGCGAATTGCGCACGCGCCTATTGCATTCCATCGCCTATCTTGCTGTCGGATTCGTGATCGCTTATATTTTCCATGTCCGCCTCGTCGGCTTTATTCAAAAGCCGCTCGTCGATATCGGCCTGACGATGACAATGACGCACCCGACGGACGCTCTCAATTTTTTCATCAAGACCTCCTTCGTATGCGGTGCGATCTTAGCCAGCCCTTTCATCCTGTACCAAGTCTGGCTCTTTATCTCTCCCGGCATGTATGCCAATGAGAAGCGATACGTCTGGCCTTTTATGAGTGCCACGGTCGGCCTCTTCCTCGCTGGAGCCTGGTTCGGCTACCGTTATGTGCTTCCCGGAGCCATGGTCATTCTCATCCAGGACTTCGGCAAAAACTTCACCCACATGATCACGATCGAAGACTATACAGGCTTCTTTCTTGCTGTAATTCTTGGTCTGGGCATCTGCTTTGAACTGCCGATCGTCATCTTCTTTCTTGCACTCTTCGGGATTGTCGACGGGAAATTTCTGCTGCGCCACTTTCGCTACGCCGTCCTTGCCATCTTCCTCATTGCGGCGATTATTTGCCCTTCTCCCGAACCGACAGCCATGTGCCTTTTCGCCACTCCGATGCTTGTGCTGTACTTCCTCGGCGTAGGCGTCGCTTTCCTCGTCCACCCGGATCGCAAGAAAGCGAAGGAGAAGACAGTCGCATGA
- a CDS encoding twin-arginine translocase TatA/TatE family subunit — translation MPSFGDTALIALIALLLFGPKKLPELARQLGKLMGEFRRASNEFRMQMEDELRIAEQAERQQKIAAMEAAAPVAPTLLQNESTAVEATENTIAAPTDAVAEAEKPERHTGEPLPIATAGELEMMPPSTGLPTSRSPIAPVLDAIPHTADPDAATHSLAEERSNEALHG, via the coding sequence ATGCCGAGCTTCGGCGATACCGCCCTGATTGCATTGATCGCCCTTCTGCTCTTCGGTCCGAAGAAGCTGCCCGAGCTTGCCCGCCAACTGGGCAAGCTGATGGGAGAGTTCCGTCGCGCTTCCAATGAGTTTCGCATGCAGATGGAGGATGAGCTGCGCATCGCCGAGCAGGCCGAGCGCCAGCAGAAGATTGCAGCGATGGAAGCCGCCGCACCCGTAGCGCCGACCCTGCTCCAGAATGAGAGCACCGCCGTTGAGGCCACGGAGAACACCATCGCCGCGCCAACCGACGCCGTTGCAGAGGCAGAGAAGCCGGAACGCCACACTGGCGAGCCGCTGCCCATCGCGACCGCCGGAGAGCTGGAGATGATGCCGCCGTCCACGGGCCTGCCTACCAGCCGGTCACCGATCGCGCCGGTGCTCGATGCGATTCCGCATACAGCGGATCCCGATGCGGCAACCCATTCCCTTGCAGAAGAACGCTCAAACGAGGCTCTGCATGGCTGA
- the nadA gene encoding quinolinate synthase NadA, protein MEEAPATAVAQVVSDTCSLDNYLSQPDHTMDARIAAARATLGTDVVLLGHHYQRDEVIRFADVTGDSYKLSKIASETSAKYMLFCGVHFMAETADVLGQPWQQVILPDLNAGCSMADMAEIGQVEDCWDTLERAGLTGDLIPLTYMNSAAAIKAFCGERGGLVCTSSNARGAFEWAFARAGKILFLPDQHLGRNTAFAMGIPLSEMVVFDPYQINGGVTPDRLRAAKIILWKGHCSVHQRFLPEHVDRVRREEPGMQVVVHPECRWEVCQKADAVGSTERIIEVIEKAPEGSSFAVGTEIHLVNRLAQRFAPLGKRVITLDDSGCLCTTMYRISPQHLAWALENLVAGNVVNRIKVDDDVKQWAKVALDRMLEIRV, encoded by the coding sequence ATGGAAGAGGCCCCGGCAACGGCCGTGGCGCAGGTTGTTTCAGACACGTGTTCTCTTGATAACTATCTTTCCCAGCCGGACCACACCATGGATGCCCGTATCGCGGCAGCGCGCGCGACCCTTGGCACCGATGTCGTCCTGCTTGGCCACCACTACCAGCGCGATGAGGTGATTCGATTCGCGGATGTCACCGGCGACAGCTACAAGCTCTCGAAGATCGCCTCCGAAACCAGTGCGAAGTACATGCTCTTCTGTGGCGTGCATTTCATGGCTGAGACTGCCGATGTCCTCGGTCAGCCATGGCAGCAGGTCATCCTACCCGACCTTAACGCCGGTTGCTCCATGGCCGATATGGCCGAGATTGGTCAGGTTGAGGACTGTTGGGATACCCTCGAACGCGCTGGCTTGACCGGCGACCTGATTCCCCTCACTTACATGAACTCCGCTGCCGCCATCAAAGCCTTCTGCGGCGAGCGCGGCGGCCTCGTCTGCACCTCATCGAACGCTCGCGGAGCCTTCGAGTGGGCCTTCGCTCGCGCCGGGAAGATTCTCTTTCTTCCCGACCAGCATCTAGGCCGCAACACGGCCTTCGCCATGGGCATTCCGCTTAGCGAGATGGTCGTCTTCGACCCCTACCAGATCAACGGTGGCGTCACTCCCGACCGTCTCCGCGCTGCAAAGATCATCCTCTGGAAGGGGCACTGCTCCGTCCATCAGCGCTTCCTGCCCGAGCACGTCGACCGCGTGCGCCGCGAAGAACCCGGTATGCAGGTTGTCGTCCATCCGGAGTGCCGCTGGGAGGTCTGCCAGAAGGCCGACGCCGTCGGCTCGACCGAGCGCATCATCGAAGTGATTGAGAAGGCGCCGGAAGGCTCGAGCTTCGCCGTCGGCACCGAGATCCACCTCGTCAATCGCCTTGCCCAGCGCTTTGCCCCTCTCGGTAAACGCGTCATCACGCTCGACGACTCCGGCTGCCTCTGCACGACGATGTATCGCATCTCGCCGCAGCACCTCGCATGGGCGCTCGAGAATCTGGTGGCGGGCAACGTTGTAAACCGCATTAAAGTGGATGATGATGTGAAGCAATGGGCGAAGGTAGCCCTCGATCGCATGCTGGAGATACGTGTTTGA
- a CDS encoding DUF2203 domain-containing protein, with product MSKTFTLNEAQTLLPVLEALLKRAQVAASRANELEFEMQQLSQRIYLSGGMHVDIVAAARRRAERDKAAQQAKDTLAEIDAIGVRVQDLEAGLLDFPCQVEGAMVLLCWKLGESAISHWHTEEEGFAGRKPLDLRFGKTERERFN from the coding sequence TTGAGTAAGACGTTTACCTTGAACGAGGCGCAGACGCTGCTGCCGGTGCTCGAAGCTCTGTTGAAGCGGGCACAGGTGGCAGCGTCGCGTGCGAATGAGCTGGAGTTCGAGATGCAGCAACTCAGCCAGCGTATCTACCTTTCTGGCGGCATGCACGTCGATATCGTGGCGGCAGCGCGTCGCCGTGCCGAGCGTGACAAAGCAGCGCAGCAAGCCAAGGACACGCTGGCAGAGATCGATGCTATCGGCGTCCGTGTGCAGGATCTCGAAGCTGGCCTGCTCGACTTCCCCTGCCAGGTCGAAGGAGCCATGGTGCTGCTCTGCTGGAAGCTCGGCGAGTCGGCAATCTCCCATTGGCACACAGAGGAAGAGGGCTTTGCCGGACGAAAGCCCCTGGATCTCCGGTTTGGAAAGACAGAGCGAGAGAGATTCAACTAG
- a CDS encoding Fur family transcriptional regulator, which translates to MTQPKPFRDLCAEHGIAVTHQRQVLYEVMQGMEGHPSPEEVYARVREQIPSISLATVYKNIHLFVESGVLREVSLHHGSIRVEMNDEDHHHMVCSKCKAIADIGEDELGLETKRRMLPGGFLVERFSVDVIGICANCQREAAPSSSTRN; encoded by the coding sequence ATGACCCAGCCCAAGCCGTTCCGCGACCTCTGTGCCGAGCATGGCATCGCGGTCACGCATCAGCGGCAGGTGCTGTATGAGGTGATGCAGGGTATGGAGGGTCATCCCAGCCCCGAGGAGGTCTATGCCCGCGTCCGCGAGCAGATTCCTTCGATCTCGCTCGCCACTGTCTACAAGAACATCCATCTCTTCGTAGAGAGCGGCGTCTTACGCGAGGTGAGCCTGCACCACGGCTCGATTCGCGTCGAGATGAACGACGAGGACCACCATCACATGGTGTGCTCCAAATGCAAAGCGATTGCTGATATCGGTGAAGACGAACTCGGACTCGAAACGAAGCGGCGTATGCTGCCGGGTGGGTTTCTGGTCGAGCGTTTCTCCGTGGATGTGATCGGTATATGTGCCAACTGTCAGCGTGAAGCAGCACCATCAAGCAGTACACGAAATTAG
- a CDS encoding catalase, giving the protein MAEEIKSKVMTSDAGRPIGDNQNSLTLGDRGPIVFEDFLLFEKMAHFNRERVPERVVHAKGSAAYGTFTCTNPDLAKYTTAKVFENGKKTPTFLRFSTVGGEKGSADSERDPRGWALKFYTEEGNWDLVGNNTPVFFIRDPLKFSDFIHTQKRDPETNLKSPRMMWDFWSLSPESLHQVTILFSDRGTPDGYRHMNGYGSHTFSLINANNELFYVKYHFKTKQKIKNFTRQEADHMKSVDMDHSQSDLFSAIEKGDFPKWTVQIQIMPEAEAATYHINPFDLTKVWPHSDYPVIEIGELELNRNPKNYFAEVEQAAFDPKNIVPGMGFSPDKMLQGRLISYPDAHRYRIGVNYNILPVNAPKCPYASYNRDGSMRFDDNGGASPNYEPNSFGGPTQDPKYTERPTTYATATVGRFDHREHDGDYYTQPGNLFRLMDAGAQQRLCENIAGGLGQVEKRIQDLQINHFYKCDPKYGEGVAKAIGRDIKEIVKDEALVSA; this is encoded by the coding sequence ATGGCAGAAGAGATCAAGAGCAAAGTAATGACGTCCGACGCCGGACGCCCGATTGGTGACAACCAGAACTCCCTGACGCTGGGCGATCGCGGCCCCATCGTATTCGAAGACTTCCTGTTGTTCGAGAAGATGGCGCATTTCAACCGCGAGCGCGTCCCCGAGCGCGTCGTCCACGCCAAGGGCTCCGCTGCCTACGGCACCTTCACCTGTACCAACCCCGACCTGGCGAAGTACACGACTGCCAAGGTCTTCGAAAACGGCAAGAAGACTCCGACCTTCCTCCGCTTCTCCACCGTCGGCGGCGAGAAGGGCTCAGCCGACTCCGAGCGCGATCCACGCGGCTGGGCGCTGAAGTTCTACACCGAGGAGGGCAACTGGGATCTCGTCGGTAACAACACCCCGGTCTTCTTCATCCGCGATCCTCTCAAGTTCTCCGACTTCATCCACACCCAGAAGCGCGACCCCGAGACTAACCTCAAGTCGCCCAGGATGATGTGGGACTTCTGGTCGCTCTCTCCTGAGAGCCTCCACCAGGTCACCATCCTTTTCTCCGACCGTGGCACTCCCGATGGCTACCGCCACATGAACGGCTATGGCTCGCACACCTTCTCGCTCATCAATGCGAACAACGAGCTCTTCTACGTCAAGTACCACTTCAAGACCAAGCAGAAGATCAAGAACTTCACTCGCCAGGAAGCCGACCACATGAAGTCGGTCGACATGGACCACTCGCAGAGCGACCTCTTCTCGGCTATCGAGAAGGGCGACTTCCCCAAGTGGACCGTGCAGATCCAGATCATGCCCGAGGCCGAAGCTGCAACCTATCACATCAACCCCTTCGATCTCACCAAGGTCTGGCCACACTCCGACTACCCGGTCATCGAGATCGGCGAGCTCGAGCTCAACCGCAACCCGAAGAACTACTTCGCGGAAGTGGAGCAGGCCGCGTTCGATCCGAAGAACATCGTCCCCGGCATGGGTTTCTCGCCGGACAAGATGCTCCAGGGCCGTCTCATCAGCTACCCCGATGCGCACCGCTATCGCATCGGTGTCAACTACAACATCCTCCCCGTCAACGCGCCCAAGTGCCCCTACGCGTCCTACAACCGCGACGGCTCCATGCGCTTTGACGACAACGGCGGAGCATCGCCCAACTATGAGCCCAACAGCTTCGGCGGGCCCACGCAGGATCCGAAGTACACCGAGCGTCCAACCACCTACGCGACCGCAACCGTTGGCCGTTTCGACCACCGCGAGCACGACGGCGACTACTACACGCAGCCCGGCAACCTGTTCCGTCTCATGGACGCAGGCGCGCAGCAGCGGCTGTGCGAGAACATCGCGGGTGGCCTCGGTCAGGTCGAGAAGCGCATTCAGGACCTACAGATCAACCACTTCTACAAGTGCGATCCGAAGTATGGCGAGGGCGTGGCTAAGGCCATCGGCCGCGACATCAAGGAGATCGTCAAGGACGAGGCTCTGGTCAGCGCGTAA